A portion of the Sphingobacterium spiritivorum genome contains these proteins:
- a CDS encoding peptide MFS transporter, with product MEEYKQQTLAEIQNFEGKYPKQLWYLFLVEMWERFCFYGMRGVLAIFMVDQLFLTDKEANLKYGAIQAFVYAFTFIGGIFADRILGFKRSLIFGAILMIAGNALIAVSPHDFFYLGIVLTIIGTGFFKPNISSMVGELYKEGDPRRDAGFGIFYSGINVGALLGGALCVWLGKEHSWNLAFMAAAIVMVIGLFIFLLTKKYLGPIGASPIEHLPKAKKTVQEVLVYIGALACIPLIFIMIHNTGYTDMFMYIIGPLALIYFFYQMLVEKEKKARQQLLAALILIMFSILFFAIFEQAGGSLALFANNNLHRDLLFFSIDPNMVNNGANSLFVIAFSPLLGLVWLAMSKKKVEPNTVVKFGLGFLLLGVAYYIFFATRFFADASGKTSLGVFTLAYLAVTLGELCLSPIGLSMVTKLSPKRLGGMMMGLWFLASAYGQYLAGLLGAGMTAPDEKASLMDKLLAYTDGYKQLGIYALGAGVLLIVISPLVKKLMNGVK from the coding sequence ATGGAGGAATATAAACAACAAACGTTAGCCGAAATTCAGAATTTTGAAGGAAAGTACCCTAAGCAACTTTGGTACTTATTCCTGGTGGAGATGTGGGAGCGCTTCTGTTTTTACGGGATGCGTGGCGTTTTGGCAATCTTTATGGTCGATCAGTTATTTCTGACAGATAAAGAGGCAAATCTTAAGTATGGAGCTATTCAGGCTTTCGTTTACGCTTTTACTTTTATAGGAGGGATCTTTGCAGACCGGATTCTTGGTTTCAAACGTTCTCTGATTTTCGGAGCGATACTGATGATCGCCGGCAACGCATTAATTGCGGTTTCTCCGCATGATTTCTTTTATCTGGGGATAGTACTTACTATTATCGGAACAGGATTTTTCAAACCGAATATTTCTTCTATGGTAGGAGAGCTATACAAAGAGGGAGATCCGAGAAGAGATGCCGGGTTCGGAATTTTTTATTCCGGAATCAATGTCGGAGCACTTTTGGGTGGTGCATTGTGTGTGTGGCTTGGTAAAGAACATTCCTGGAATCTGGCTTTTATGGCAGCCGCAATTGTCATGGTAATCGGACTCTTTATCTTTTTACTTACTAAAAAATATTTGGGACCAATAGGTGCGAGTCCTATTGAACACCTTCCTAAAGCAAAGAAAACGGTGCAGGAAGTATTGGTGTACATTGGTGCATTAGCCTGTATTCCATTAATCTTTATCATGATCCATAATACCGGATATACTGACATGTTTATGTATATTATCGGTCCGTTGGCACTGATTTATTTCTTTTATCAGATGCTGGTTGAAAAGGAGAAAAAGGCACGTCAGCAGCTTCTGGCAGCTTTGATTCTGATCATGTTCTCCATCCTGTTTTTCGCTATTTTTGAACAGGCAGGAGGGTCATTAGCCTTATTTGCAAATAACAATTTACATCGTGACCTTCTGTTTTTCAGCATAGATCCTAATATGGTGAATAACGGCGCAAATTCTCTTTTCGTAATTGCTTTCAGCCCGTTATTAGGTCTGGTATGGTTAGCGATGTCTAAGAAGAAGGTTGAACCGAATACTGTTGTAAAGTTCGGGCTTGGCTTCTTATTACTGGGAGTCGCTTATTATATTTTCTTTGCGACCCGCTTCTTTGCTGATGCCAGCGGAAAAACTTCTCTGGGCGTATTTACTTTGGCCTATCTTGCCGTTACTTTAGGAGAGTTGTGTCTGTCTCCGATAGGGTTGTCTATGGTTACCAAATTATCTCCTAAACGCCTTGGGGGGATGATGATGGGGTTGTGGTTTTTGGCAAGTGCCTACGGACAGTATCTTGCCGGATTGTTAGGAGCGGGTATGACAGCTCCGGATGAAAAAGCATCTTTAATGGATAAACTTCTGGCGTATACGGATGGCTATAAACAACTTGGGATCTATGCTCTTGGAGCAGGTGTACTTCTGATAGTCATCTCTCCCTTAGTCAAAAAGCTGATGAATGGCGTAAAATAG
- a CDS encoding polyprenol monophosphomannose synthase, whose product MQQTDSLVIIPTYNEKENIEKIIRKVFSLAIAFDILIVDDGSPDGTADIVRKLQQEFPHHLHMEERKGKLGLGTAYIHGFKWGLGRHYEFIFEMDADFSHNPNDLLKLRQCCMDGADMSIGSRYVKGVNVVNWPMSRVLMSYFASVYVRFITGITIQDATAGFVCFRRRVLEKIPLDKIKFVGYAFQIEMKFTALQYGFNVVEVPIIFTDRTEGTSKMSTKIFREAFFGVIQLKIASWFKKYN is encoded by the coding sequence ATGCAACAGACAGATAGCTTAGTCATCATTCCGACCTATAATGAGAAAGAAAATATTGAGAAGATCATTCGTAAAGTCTTTTCTTTAGCCATTGCATTTGACATTCTGATCGTAGATGACGGATCTCCGGACGGAACGGCTGACATTGTGCGAAAATTACAGCAGGAATTTCCGCATCATCTGCATATGGAAGAGCGGAAAGGTAAATTAGGTCTGGGAACAGCTTATATTCATGGATTTAAATGGGGACTGGGACGTCACTATGAATTTATATTTGAGATGGACGCAGATTTCAGTCATAATCCTAATGACTTACTCAAACTGAGACAATGTTGTATGGATGGAGCAGACATGTCTATCGGATCCCGCTATGTGAAGGGAGTGAATGTCGTCAACTGGCCGATGAGCAGGGTGCTGATGTCTTATTTTGCTTCCGTCTATGTCCGGTTTATAACAGGCATAACGATTCAGGATGCAACAGCAGGATTTGTTTGTTTTCGCCGCCGGGTACTTGAAAAGATTCCGTTGGATAAAATTAAGTTTGTCGGATATGCTTTTCAGATAGAAATGAAATTCACAGCATTGCAATACGGATTTAATGTAGTAGAAGTGCCTATTATTTTTACCGACAGAACGGAAGGAACTTCTAAGATGAGTACAAAAATCTTCAGAGAAGCCTTTTTTGGTGTGATTCAGCTAAAAATAGCCAGTTGGTTCAAAAAATATAATTAG
- the ruvB gene encoding Holliday junction branch migration DNA helicase RuvB, with protein MNEYLDPNPEHLNPADRDLERVLRPQTFEDFTGQEKILENLSIFVRAAKLRGEALDHVLLHGPPGLGKTTLSNIIANEMGVGIKITSGPVLDKPGDLAGLLTNLEEGDILFIDEIHRLSPLVEEYLYSAMEDFKIDIMLETGPNARSVQISLNPFTLVGATTRSGLLTAPLRARFGINSRLQYYDAKLLTTIVLRSATILNTPISDEGAYEIARRSRGTPRIANALLRRTRDFAQIKGNGSIDRAIAQYALNALNVDENGLDEMDNRILTTIIDKFKGGPVGLKTIATAVGEDEGTIEEVYEPFLIQEGYLMRTSRGRECTEAAFKHLGRIHHSRGNTLF; from the coding sequence ATGAACGAATACCTTGACCCCAATCCTGAACATCTGAATCCTGCGGATCGTGATCTGGAGCGTGTGCTCAGACCCCAGACGTTTGAAGATTTCACAGGTCAGGAAAAAATACTTGAAAATCTGTCAATCTTTGTCAGAGCTGCCAAATTACGGGGAGAGGCATTAGATCATGTGTTATTACATGGCCCTCCGGGATTAGGAAAGACGACATTATCCAATATTATTGCCAATGAGATGGGAGTGGGCATCAAGATCACTTCAGGCCCGGTATTAGATAAACCAGGTGATCTGGCTGGTCTGCTAACCAATCTGGAAGAAGGTGATATTCTGTTTATCGATGAGATACATCGTCTCAGTCCGCTGGTAGAAGAATATCTGTATTCAGCTATGGAGGATTTTAAAATCGATATTATGCTGGAAACGGGGCCTAATGCACGTTCGGTGCAGATATCGCTGAATCCGTTTACCCTGGTAGGCGCTACTACACGTTCGGGGTTGCTGACTGCTCCTTTAAGGGCTCGCTTCGGGATCAATTCAAGGTTACAATATTACGACGCAAAATTGCTGACAACTATTGTGTTGCGTTCAGCCACGATTCTTAATACGCCTATTTCAGATGAAGGAGCATATGAAATCGCACGCCGTAGCCGTGGTACTCCACGTATAGCCAATGCGCTGCTGCGCCGTACACGCGATTTTGCACAGATTAAAGGAAACGGTTCCATAGATCGTGCGATAGCACAATATGCACTGAATGCCTTAAATGTTGATGAAAATGGGTTAGATGAGATGGATAACCGGATTCTGACAACGATCATAGATAAATTTAAAGGCGGACCGGTAGGACTGAAGACGATCGCTACCGCAGTGGGAGAAGATGAGGGGACGATAGAAGAAGTATATGAACCATTCCTGATTCAGGAAGGATATCTGATGCGTACTTCCAGAGGAAGAGAATGTACGGAAGCGGCATTTAAACATTTGGGACGTATCCATCATTCAAGAGGTAATACATTATTTTAG
- a CDS encoding ATP-dependent RecD-like DNA helicase gives MHIQDLLIQNFHWPPTPQQKTAFSLLDEFLSTFDRQQVFILRGYAGTGKTAIISSVVKTLPQLRKKSVLLAPTGRAAKVMSYYSGRKAFTIHKKIYRKKTSIAFNMDFGLAENLHEDTLFIVDEASMISNESVNIFSKSLLHDLIRYVQAGKNCSLLFVGDTAQLPPVGLLQSPALDAEYLRDEFYLHTFGFELTDVVRQAKSSGILFNATKIRQEIKIEEEKNDYPFPQFITKGFGDIFQMTGEKLVEGLHYAYDKFGLENTLVVCRSNKSANLYNQNIRNRILFRDEELTGGDLIMVVRNNYYWLTENNEQNNSGFIANGDMAEVRKVGNIHEQHGFRFADVTLEFSASEEEDPVTCRVILDSLYSDSPNLPYEQQQQLYEAIARDYEDIFSKKDRMEAIKKDPYYNALQIKFAYAITCHKAQGGQWEAVFVDQGYMNDDMLTTEFLRWLYTALTRATKELFLVNFNEKFF, from the coding sequence GTGCATATCCAAGATTTACTGATACAAAATTTTCATTGGCCACCTACTCCACAGCAAAAAACAGCATTTTCGCTGTTGGATGAATTTCTGAGTACTTTTGACCGTCAACAGGTCTTTATTCTGAGAGGTTATGCAGGTACAGGTAAAACAGCCATTATCAGTTCCGTTGTAAAAACACTTCCTCAGCTTCGTAAGAAAAGCGTGTTACTGGCTCCTACGGGACGGGCAGCTAAAGTCATGAGTTATTATTCGGGGAGAAAAGCATTTACCATACACAAAAAGATCTACCGCAAAAAGACATCCATTGCCTTCAATATGGATTTTGGGTTGGCAGAAAATTTACATGAAGACACTTTATTTATTGTAGATGAAGCATCTATGATATCCAACGAATCTGTCAATATATTTTCTAAAAGTCTGCTTCATGATCTGATCCGCTATGTACAGGCAGGCAAAAACTGCAGCCTGCTATTTGTAGGAGATACCGCTCAGCTTCCTCCCGTAGGTTTGTTGCAGAGCCCTGCTTTGGATGCGGAATATCTCCGGGATGAATTTTATCTTCATACTTTTGGTTTTGAGCTTACAGATGTAGTAAGGCAGGCAAAATCATCAGGCATTCTGTTTAATGCCACCAAAATAAGACAGGAGATCAAAATAGAAGAAGAAAAAAATGACTACCCTTTTCCGCAGTTCATTACGAAAGGATTCGGCGACATTTTTCAGATGACAGGCGAAAAATTAGTGGAAGGCCTGCATTATGCTTACGATAAATTTGGTCTGGAAAACACCTTGGTTGTATGCAGGTCCAATAAATCTGCAAATCTGTATAATCAGAATATACGAAACCGGATTCTATTCCGTGATGAAGAGCTGACCGGAGGTGATCTGATCATGGTCGTCCGAAATAATTACTACTGGCTTACAGAGAATAACGAACAGAATAACTCCGGATTTATAGCCAATGGAGATATGGCCGAAGTCAGAAAAGTCGGAAACATCCATGAGCAGCACGGATTTCGTTTCGCAGATGTTACCCTGGAATTTTCAGCCAGTGAAGAAGAGGATCCTGTTACCTGCCGGGTTATTCTGGATAGTCTGTATTCGGACTCTCCGAACCTGCCTTATGAACAGCAACAGCAACTTTATGAAGCAATAGCCAGGGATTACGAAGATATCTTCTCCAAAAAAGACCGTATGGAAGCTATCAAAAAAGATCCTTACTATAATGCCTTACAGATCAAGTTTGCCTATGCGATCACCTGCCATAAAGCACAAGGCGGACAATGGGAAGCCGTGTTTGTCGATCAGGGGTATATGAATGATGATATGCTAACAACGGAATTTCTACGATGGCTCTATACGGCACTGACACGTGCTACTAAAGAATTATTTTTGGTAAATTTCAATGAAAAATTCTTTTAG
- a CDS encoding DUF3822 family protein, producing the protein MNYTSDQFNIQYLPHYTLLVKTGFHTDTILVSDEKGTVQVMMEYESEQPEPSALQLLSLPFVRVKIVVPHQSLVFVPNELFKEEALEDYTQFLMDEQQGNTLHQKLNLGGVTAVYQFDAILYNRWKSLFPEAQFIPEFQVILDQAQQHIPLQGEVIGVHFGDQVADIFVFLNGQFQLYNTFEVYSVEDLTYYLLRIFSSFHIKDKVQKLLISGEIPEEDYRERLAQLAERVETLTAKIKISSSDEQVQQQLQGLNTLFEY; encoded by the coding sequence ATGAATTATACTTCAGATCAATTTAATATTCAATATTTGCCCCATTATACACTTCTGGTCAAAACCGGATTTCATACGGATACTATTCTTGTGTCGGATGAAAAAGGAACTGTTCAGGTGATGATGGAATATGAAAGTGAACAGCCGGAACCCTCAGCTTTACAATTGCTGAGTCTGCCCTTTGTCCGGGTAAAGATAGTAGTACCCCACCAGAGTCTTGTATTTGTTCCTAACGAACTGTTTAAGGAGGAAGCACTGGAAGATTATACTCAATTTCTGATGGATGAGCAACAGGGAAATACCCTTCATCAGAAATTGAATCTGGGTGGAGTTACCGCAGTATATCAGTTTGATGCCATCCTGTACAACCGCTGGAAGTCACTTTTCCCGGAAGCACAGTTTATACCGGAATTTCAGGTGATATTGGATCAGGCTCAACAACATATTCCCTTACAGGGCGAGGTGATTGGTGTACATTTTGGAGATCAGGTGGCAGATATATTTGTATTTCTCAACGGACAATTTCAGTTGTATAACACATTTGAAGTATATAGCGTTGAAGATCTGACGTATTACCTCTTACGTATTTTCAGTAGTTTTCATATTAAAGATAAAGTACAAAAACTATTGATATCCGGAGAAATACCGGAAGAGGATTATCGGGAGAGGCTGGCTCAGCTTGCAGAAAGAGTAGAAACATTGACTGCAAAGATCAAAATCAGTTCATCCGATGAACAGGTACAACAGCAGCTGCAGGGGTTAAACACATTATTCGAATATTAG
- the rsmD gene encoding 16S rRNA (guanine(966)-N(2))-methyltransferase RsmD has protein sequence MRIIGGAWGGIRLNPPNNLPVRPTTDIAKEALFNILQNRLDFDEIECLDLFAGTGNISFELASRGALSVQSVDLHFKCVQYIQDTAKKMKMETIQAKRADVFKFITSCKKQFDIIFADPPYDIPQLPQLPHLIIEGNLLKDNGLLVVEFPSTRRLDDSPYLLEIRKYGYSSFGFYSKQKPE, from the coding sequence ATGAGAATTATCGGGGGCGCATGGGGAGGTATCCGCCTGAATCCACCAAACAATCTTCCTGTCCGGCCTACTACAGATATTGCAAAGGAAGCGTTGTTTAATATTTTACAGAATCGTCTCGATTTTGACGAAATCGAATGTCTGGATTTATTTGCAGGTACAGGCAATATCAGCTTTGAGCTGGCTTCCAGAGGTGCGCTGTCCGTACAATCTGTAGATCTGCACTTCAAATGTGTACAATATATTCAGGATACAGCCAAAAAGATGAAAATGGAAACCATACAGGCAAAGCGTGCTGATGTTTTTAAATTTATCACTTCCTGCAAAAAACAATTTGATATTATCTTTGCAGATCCTCCATATGATATACCACAGTTACCTCAACTTCCACATTTGATTATTGAGGGTAATCTATTGAAAGATAATGGGTTGTTGGTTGTGGAGTTTCCTTCCACACGCCGACTCGATGATTCACCATATCTGCTGGAAATACGCAAATATGGTTACTCATCTTTTGGATTTTATAGTAAACAAAAACCGGAATAA
- the coaD gene encoding pantetheine-phosphate adenylyltransferase, whose translation MKVAVFPGSFDPVTLAHQDIVLRALELFDRIIVAVGTNSTKQGLLSTDDRVAILQEVFAEVSDRVEVTTYKGLTVDYCKQVGANYILRGLRNTNDFEFEYAIAQNNKHLAAEIDTIFLMSTSGLGHISSTIVRDVTLHKGDISSMVPAAVIAYMENKSR comes from the coding sequence ATGAAAGTAGCTGTTTTTCCAGGATCTTTTGATCCCGTTACTTTAGCGCATCAGGATATTGTACTGCGTGCGTTGGAATTGTTTGACAGGATTATTGTAGCAGTAGGCACCAATAGTACCAAGCAGGGGCTGTTGTCTACTGATGACCGTGTGGCTATACTTCAAGAGGTGTTTGCAGAGGTCAGCGATCGGGTAGAAGTAACGACTTACAAAGGTCTTACAGTCGATTACTGCAAGCAGGTAGGGGCGAACTATATTTTACGCGGTCTGCGCAACACCAATGACTTTGAGTTTGAATATGCTATTGCCCAGAATAACAAGCACCTTGCCGCGGAAATTGATACTATATTTCTGATGAGTACAAGTGGTCTGGGACATATATCCTCTACTATTGTTCGTGATGTAACGCTTCACAAAGGAGATATCAGCTCGATGGTACCAGCCGCAGTTATTGCGTATATGGAAAACAAGAGCAGATAG
- a CDS encoding DEAD/DEAH box helicase: MQIEAILSRMNISSLNEMQSEVVNSLKLKQDIILLSPTGTGKTLAFLLAASYSFDTTKKGPQCLVLAPTRELAQQIESVSKKVFHGKRVVCCYGGHSTREERTALKHAPDIIIGTPGRIAYHLRNENLDTAQLHGLILDEFDKSLEFGFQEDMSFIIEQLPVLKQRILTSATQMEEIPSFTGISDAITIDYLDNSDAAPDLTIKKVICRPKEKLRTLFNLICQIGNKRMLIFCNHRDAVDHISELLMDRELIHDAFHGGMEQADRELTLLKFRNGTSQILITTDLAARGLDIPEIDSIIHYQLPYKEDAFVHRNGRTARMKAAGNVYVILTTDENYAYLPQEMEEEIVTEDHPMPHNSPFMTLHINAGKKDKINKIDIVGYLLKIPEIEKDDVGIIEVKETMAYVAIRRSKAAFAMKQSQVTKMKNKKVKITRS; this comes from the coding sequence ATGCAGATTGAAGCGATATTAAGTAGAATGAACATCTCATCCTTAAATGAGATGCAAAGTGAGGTTGTAAATTCCTTAAAATTAAAACAGGATATTATTTTATTGTCCCCTACCGGAACCGGTAAAACACTGGCATTTCTGCTTGCTGCTTCTTATTCCTTTGATACGACTAAAAAAGGTCCGCAATGTCTTGTTTTAGCTCCTACACGTGAACTTGCTCAGCAAATTGAATCGGTCTCCAAAAAAGTGTTTCATGGTAAACGTGTAGTCTGTTGTTATGGTGGCCATTCAACCCGTGAAGAGCGTACAGCACTCAAACACGCTCCGGATATCATCATCGGTACACCAGGACGTATAGCCTATCATTTACGCAATGAAAACCTGGATACAGCACAGTTGCACGGCCTGATTCTGGATGAATTTGACAAGTCACTGGAATTTGGATTTCAGGAGGATATGTCCTTTATCATTGAACAACTTCCTGTGCTGAAACAGCGTATACTCACATCTGCAACACAAATGGAAGAGATTCCATCTTTCACAGGTATCTCCGATGCAATTACTATCGACTATCTGGACAACAGTGATGCGGCTCCGGATCTGACCATAAAAAAGGTAATCTGCAGACCGAAGGAAAAATTGAGAACATTGTTTAACCTGATTTGTCAGATCGGTAATAAACGTATGCTTATCTTCTGCAATCACAGAGACGCAGTAGATCATATTTCAGAACTGCTGATGGACCGCGAGCTGATCCATGACGCTTTTCACGGAGGAATGGAGCAGGCTGACAGAGAACTCACGCTTCTGAAATTCAGAAATGGCACTTCACAGATTCTGATCACTACAGATCTGGCAGCCAGAGGTCTGGATATTCCGGAGATTGATTCTATTATTCATTATCAGCTTCCTTATAAAGAAGATGCTTTTGTACATCGTAACGGCCGTACCGCACGTATGAAAGCTGCCGGAAATGTATATGTGATCCTGACAACTGACGAAAACTACGCTTATCTTCCGCAAGAAATGGAAGAAGAGATTGTCACAGAAGATCACCCTATGCCTCACAATTCTCCTTTCATGACCTTGCATATAAATGCAGGTAAAAAGGATAAAATAAATAAGATTGATATTGTGGGTTATCTGCTTAAAATTCCGGAAATAGAAAAAGACGATGTAGGAATCATAGAAGTCAAAGAAACAATGGCTTATGTCGCTATAAGGAGGTCAAAAGCTGCCTTTGCCATGAAACAGTCTCAGGTAACGAAGATGAAGAATAAAAAAGTCAAGATCACCCGATCTTAA
- a CDS encoding TolC family protein, with protein MNKSIVCLVLMMLGFPLWGNTQQLYTLQECMVLGMENHLDVKIQNLQIKAFRSAEIHTASRFLPDISARINHFYNFGSTINPQTNARESANIQSDNISVDAGINLFNFEDLNKSRISRLQTAIAQADKAVIDQEFASLLIQRYTEALAAQELKKVITNQLSNSKEQLDRIEKEVADGAKPESDIYDIQVIYTQEQKLLKQAEQDEQNKKAILAQLINKDDISATHMILIQDTSSYDHSVGSAILENNPSVVKEQLTQLKLQQEYRQLLHQYLPSVRLNYSYGTFYATAIDQIFDTSFRFGSQLKDNRSQYLGLNLSIPIFSKGDAKRLRTRKNIDILQQQEVVTKKETELKNELQNQSRKQQQFAELEATLEEASGYAGKAYETTKVKYEYGKADISAYKAAKNQLLMAQYDVLNNALSEWMTGKLIQNLVSDQYIKR; from the coding sequence ATGAATAAAAGTATTGTTTGTTTAGTATTAATGATGCTGGGCTTCCCTTTATGGGGGAACACCCAGCAGCTTTATACACTACAGGAGTGTATGGTGCTGGGTATGGAGAACCACCTGGATGTAAAGATCCAGAACCTTCAGATAAAAGCATTCCGTTCAGCCGAAATACATACGGCATCCCGTTTTCTGCCCGATATTTCTGCCCGGATCAACCATTTCTATAATTTTGGTTCTACCATCAACCCGCAAACTAATGCTCGGGAAAGTGCCAATATACAATCGGATAATATTTCCGTAGATGCCGGAATTAACCTTTTCAACTTTGAGGACTTAAATAAGTCCCGCATAAGCAGGCTACAAACAGCTATCGCACAGGCAGACAAGGCAGTAATTGATCAGGAATTTGCATCCTTACTGATTCAGCGTTATACAGAGGCATTAGCCGCCCAGGAATTAAAAAAAGTCATTACGAATCAGCTCAGCAATTCCAAAGAACAACTGGATCGTATTGAAAAGGAAGTGGCAGACGGTGCCAAACCAGAAAGCGATATCTATGATATACAAGTCATCTATACACAAGAGCAAAAACTGTTGAAACAAGCCGAACAGGATGAGCAGAATAAGAAAGCCATATTGGCTCAGTTGATTAATAAAGATGATATTTCTGCAACTCATATGATTCTTATACAAGATACTTCTTCATATGATCATTCTGTCGGATCGGCTATATTGGAGAATAACCCTTCTGTCGTAAAAGAACAGTTAACACAGCTAAAACTACAACAGGAATACAGGCAACTTCTGCATCAATATCTACCCTCAGTGAGATTAAATTATTCTTACGGTACATTTTATGCTACCGCTATCGATCAGATCTTTGATACATCATTCAGATTCGGGAGCCAGCTGAAAGATAACAGGAGTCAGTATCTCGGACTGAATCTATCCATACCTATCTTTTCCAAAGGAGATGCGAAACGATTAAGAACCAGAAAGAATATTGATATTCTTCAGCAACAGGAAGTCGTTACAAAAAAGGAAACAGAGTTAAAAAATGAATTGCAAAATCAATCCAGAAAACAACAGCAATTTGCAGAACTGGAAGCAACATTAGAGGAAGCATCAGGATATGCCGGTAAAGCATATGAAACCACCAAAGTGAAGTATGAATATGGAAAAGCAGATATCTCGGCTTACAAAGCCGCAAAGAACCAATTACTAATGGCTCAATATGATGTATTAAATAATGCGCTATCGGAATGGATGACGGGGAAGCTAATCCAAAATCTGGTATCTGATCAATATATAAAAAGATAG